The following coding sequences lie in one Vanessa tameamea isolate UH-Manoa-2023 chromosome 17, ilVanTame1 primary haplotype, whole genome shotgun sequence genomic window:
- the LOC113400281 gene encoding uncharacterized protein LOC113400281, whose product MRSLLVLSFLLYDFIAYAFRQNGYDYDYPEGMKRHSFADERRNWRKKVLSKPFEQEYNDWDERKYEHDIPGYLDDLNNKHFVGTDRQRDIEPSESLYRGQRRYEDGDNVKLVPKMRSAEMGHSTHYLDKDNEKKVPYTMTCERLHERYESCFAGCAAVTCDNPRERLRPCYPFCEPGCICIQPYVRDDRTHKCVLPEDCTKGLKGIPDLGDDA is encoded by the exons ATGAGAAGTTTATTAGTGTTATCATTTTTGCTTT ATGACTTCATTGCGTACGCGTTTAGACAAAATGGTTACGACTATGATTATCCAGAGGGTATGAAAAGACATTCCTTTGCCGATGAAAGGCGAAATTGGAGGAAAAAAGTATTGTCAAAACCTTTTGAACAGGAATACAATGACTGGGACGAAAGAAAATATGAACACGACATTCCAGGATATTTGGAtgatttaaacaataaacattttgtagGAACAGACAGACAACGAGACATAGAGCCTTCAGAATCATTATACAGAGGACAGAGGCGTTACGAAGACGGAGATAACGTCAAATTGGTACCTAAAATGAGGAGCGCGGAAATGGGACACTCGACTCATTACTT AGATAAGGATAACGAAAAGAAAGTGCCGTATACGATGACCTGTGAGAGACTACATGAAAG ATACGAGTCCTGTTTCGCTGGTTGCGCCGCGGTAACTTGCGACAACCCCCGTGAGCGACTGCGTCCTTGCTACCCCTTTTGCGAGCCGGGCTGTATATGTATCCAGCCATACGTACGAGACGATAGAACACATAAGTGTGTATTACCTGAAGACTGCACcaa AGGCCTCAAAGGAATTCCCGACCTCGGCGACGACGCCTAG
- the LOC135193743 gene encoding uncharacterized protein LOC135193743, translated as MIKNELKPSKYDKTEKNLRSMKMMSPSRQKFIQRLKQKMHNPSAKSLRHPWMKNKNTISNSFMKQDDNHEYSYLENIPDSYMINDIKPNTRDDGPALSENVDFKYITELIHRDDLHNDSNKLPPIEYNPLDSIETYDSPIQKEKRADYIVPPDELANRRFVRPNYHKSDESYYINLGRQIASMIRGIETQNKELNIKVEATHDVPKNDIFLTVSSPRSYWERSVRSPLTFLKSNKKNFDYLKRSNELLFDIENKVEIIASTVPTLTLREIENIVSVMETAKRKMQGKETIVKDVMLPDNNLNINLWPKSLSNTRSNSLSSNLKTHIKIPIPSPATNNSQKYKPDHLHGFSMAITNRFSAQQNPQTVGKTNFNTLIIETKSKIKPDDHLEYYQSSRQTLTNPKYVKNTFSSQNSRQPLWDHNINPFFLKHRKYFENSDNYLLKQNEKFPYMASNNGEKSYFQHQISNFDRIE; from the exons atgataaaaaatgaattaaaaccttcaaaatatgataaaacaGAAAAGAATTTAAG atCGATGAAAATGATGTCTCCGAGTCGTCAAAAATTC atacaacGTCTTAAACAAAAGATGCATAATCCATCTGCTAAATCATTGAGGCATCCTtggatgaaaaataaaaatacaatatctaaTTCATTTATGAAACAAGATGATAATCATGAATATTCGTATCTTGAAAATATACCTGATTCATATatgattaatgatataaaaccaAATACAAGAGATGATGGGCCAGCTCTGTCAGAAAACgttgactttaaatatataactgaaCTTATACATCGAGATGATCTGCATAATGATTCCAATAAATTACCACCCATTGAATATAATCCTTTAGATAGTATTGAAACTTATGATTCGCCAATTCAGAAAGAAAAAAGAGCTGATTATATTGTACCTCCTGATGAACTTGCTAATAGAAGATTTGTGAGACCTAATTACCACAAATCGGATGAATCGTATTACATTAATCTTGGTAGACAAATAGCCTCTATGATACGAGGTATTGAAACCCAAAATAAAGAACTAAATATCAAAGTAGAAGCAACACACGATGTTCCAAAAAATGACATATTTCTAACAGTAAGCTCACCAAGATCGTATTGGGAAAGATCCGTTCGATCTCCTCTAACatttttgaaatcaaataagaaaaattttGACTATTTGAAAAGAAGTAACGAATTACTTTTCGATATAGAAAATAAAGTAGAAATTATAGCATCCACGGTACCGACCTTAACATTGagagaaatagaaaatattgtcaGTGTTATGGAAACCGCTAAAAGAAAGATGCAAGGCAAGGAGACCATTGTTAAAGATGTAATGCTTCCTGATAacaatcttaatattaatttatggcCTAAATCATTGTCAAATACAAGATCAAACTCATTATCATCGAATTTAAAAACTCACATAAAAATACCAATTCCAAGCCCTGCGACGAACAACAGTCAGAAATATAAACCAGATCACTTACATGGTTTCAGTATGGCGATTACAAATAGATTTTCAGCTCAACAAAATCCTCAGACTGTCGGAAAGACTAACTTCAATACCCTGATTATTGAaactaaatctaaaattaaaccGGACGACcatttagaatattatcaaAGTTCTCGGCAAACATTGACTAACCCAAAGTAtgtcaaaaatacattttcaagtcAAAATTCAAGACAACCCTTATGGGATCATAATATAAATcctttctttttaaaacatagaaagtattttgaaaatagtgaTAACTATCTTTTAAAGCAAAACGAAAAATTTCCTTACATGGCGTCCAACAATGGTgaaaaatcatattttcaaCACCAAATAAGCAATTTTGATCgcattgaataa
- the LOC113400428 gene encoding uncharacterized protein LOC113400428, which yields MNAYTYLVVIGHCMMIATCRDEDKISKACYWPNEIYEPCFGGCAEISCDNPRNHLRPCYPYCEPGCVCEDPYVRDDRTHQCVLPQDCSPTQMGIPVPSRRSSKSAVIAKNNGRIQKPHHKQDDVREFNGVPSNQVDDFKRADEVSRMGNYFNIVIAPPPIKSLQPRKTLHSDTQKLTAKQI from the exons ATGAATGCATACACATATTTAGTAGTAATTGGTCATTGTATGATGATCGCGACATGCAGAGACGAGGATAAAATTTCGAAAG CATGCTACTGGCCAAACGAAATTTATGAACCATGTTTCGGTGGCTGTGCTGAAATATCTTGCGACAACCCACGTAACCACCTTCGGCCCTGCTATCCTTATTGCGAACCTGGCTGTGTGTGCGAGGATCCCTACGTGCGAGACGATCGGACGCACCAGTGTGTTTTGCCACAGGACTGCTCTCC aaCTCAGATGGGAATACCAGTCCCCAGCAGGAGATCTAGCAAATCTGCAGTAATTGCGAAAAATAATGGCAGAATACAAAAACCTCATCACAAACAAGATGATGTACGCGAATTTAATGGTGTTCCTTCCAATCAAGTTGACGATTTTAAACGAGCTGACGAAGTTTCAAGAATGgggaattattttaacattgtcATTGCTCCACCGCCCATAAAATCATTACAACCACGAAAAACTTTACACAGTGATACACAAAAATTAACtgctaaacaaatataa
- the LOC113400278 gene encoding uncharacterized oxidoreductase TM_0325-like yields the protein MDFKGKVVLITGASSGIGACCALNFAKLSAKLALVGRNEKKLKEIIDHCENESGDKPLKIIADISIEDDNKRIITETINFFGKIDVLINNAGMLLMAGLMDDITNYDRISATNIRGTYLLTQQAVPHLIKTKGNIVIVSSILSSVPMPALMPYCMTKAALDMFTKCVALEMAPKGVRVNSVNPGPVATNLFMAAGISDDLNKGLYESMKESIPLRKIATVEDIANMVVFLASDSASCITGSFHVVDSGLHLGDPIIHV from the coding sequence ATGGACTTCAAAGGCAAAGTCGTTTTAATCACGGGTGCAAGCAGTGGCATCGGAGCTTGTTGTGCTCTAAATTTCGCCAAACTATCTGCCAAATTGGCTTTAGTTGGACGCAATGAGaaaaaacttaaagaaattATCGACCACTGCGAAAATGAAAGCGGCGACAAACCGTTAAAAATTATTGCCGATATAAGCATAGAAGATGACAACAAGCGCATAATCACAGAGACAATAAATTTCTTCGGAAAGATCGATGTACTGATTAACAACGCAGGAATGCTGCTCATGGCCGGATTAATGGATGATATTACGAATTATGATCGCATATCGGCGACGAATATTAGAGGTACATACCTGTTAACTCAGCAAGCCGTACCACATCTGATTAAGACTAAAGGAAACATAGTTATCGTATCGAGTATACTGTCAAGCGTTCCCATGCCGGCCTTGATGCCTTACTGCATGACTAAAGCCGCACTTGATATGTTTACGAAATGCGTCGCGCTGGAAATGGCACCTAAGGGAGTGAGAGTGAATTCCGTGAATCCGGGACCAGTTGCTACGAATCTATTCATGGCGGCCGGTATAAGTGACGATCTGAATAAAGGTTTATATGAAAGTATGAAAGAATCGATACCCCTAAGAAAGATAGCGACGGTTGAGGATATCGCAAATATGGTGGTTTTCCTAGCTAGTGATAGTGCGAGTTGTATAACCGGTAGTTTCCATGTCGTGGACTCTGGCCTTCACCTTGGTGATCCTATTAtccatgtataa